The Acidianus infernus genome window below encodes:
- a CDS encoding tRNA(Phe) 7-((3-amino-3-carboxypropyl)-4-demethylwyosine(37)-N(4))-methyltransferase, translating into MDDWELWKKKAYERMIRDKEIGYLDPDIYDVLVTFFKREKSFTYSSCSGRITIIDSYLPWIRKNSTIIFKNHLGITEDDVKDILEKPQVYRLWLVSQGPILHVYTKDWEEAWDIIKIARNAGFKHSGVLTVNNKGILVELKTGIKLVQLLRENSEQQVSEDQIKTLVKISNEVLKKGKDKLWELQKLVEESLKAKVTA; encoded by the coding sequence ATGGATGACTGGGAACTATGGAAGAAGAAAGCATATGAAAGAATGATTAGAGATAAAGAGATAGGATATTTGGATCCAGATATTTATGATGTGCTTGTAACATTTTTCAAGAGGGAGAAAAGTTTTACATACAGTAGCTGTAGCGGGAGAATAACTATTATTGATTCATATTTACCTTGGATTAGAAAGAATTCCACAATAATATTTAAGAACCACCTTGGAATAACAGAAGACGACGTAAAGGACATTCTAGAAAAACCACAAGTTTACAGACTTTGGCTTGTATCCCAAGGCCCTATTCTTCACGTTTATACTAAAGATTGGGAAGAAGCTTGGGATATAATAAAAATAGCTAGGAATGCCGGGTTTAAGCATTCTGGAGTATTAACCGTGAACAATAAGGGAATTTTAGTTGAATTAAAAACTGGAATAAAACTTGTTCAATTACTTAGAGAAAATTCAGAACAACAAGTAAGTGAAGATCAAATTAAAACCTTAGTTAAAATTTCCAACGAAGTACTAAAGAAAGGAAAAGATAAACTATGGGAGTTACAAAAATTAGTTGAAGAATCCTTAAAGGCCAAAGTTACTGCTTGA
- a CDS encoding NOG1 family protein: MLNPFEKLNCPPKVEDLIKIVLGRLPKISGNSIKDREIRRLIYYDEQVKRYLNFVNSFPRIDNLHPFYKEALEITAGKSVDNIKICLSIINKTSLTASSILKRYISEIRKSDETLANKLMRQAFGRVSSLLRRRKDCIDWIIDVTKSMKKIKSIDPEMPTVIIAGSPNVGKSTLVSKISSAKPEIANYPFTTKEIHVGHFDINGVKVQVIDTPGILDRPMKERNQIERKAINAIKNLNGIIVFLFDISQQSLYSPKEQFDLLREILEFNKNVIIALNKIDSKDEKLYDEVSKMLRENSLNFMEISAENNIGIDELKEEIKKRVLEMIKQ; the protein is encoded by the coding sequence ATGTTAAATCCTTTTGAAAAATTAAATTGTCCTCCAAAAGTTGAGGATTTGATAAAAATAGTTTTAGGAAGATTACCTAAAATTTCAGGAAATAGCATTAAAGATAGAGAAATTAGAAGACTCATATACTACGACGAACAAGTTAAGAGATATTTAAATTTTGTAAATAGCTTTCCTAGAATAGACAACCTTCATCCCTTCTATAAGGAGGCATTAGAAATAACAGCGGGAAAAAGCGTCGATAATATCAAAATTTGCTTATCTATAATTAATAAAACTTCTCTAACTGCTTCCTCAATTTTAAAACGATACATTAGTGAAATAAGAAAATCTGATGAAACTCTTGCTAATAAATTAATGAGGCAAGCCTTCGGTAGAGTATCTTCTTTACTCAGAAGAAGAAAAGATTGTATAGACTGGATCATTGACGTGACTAAGAGTATGAAGAAAATTAAAAGTATAGACCCAGAAATGCCTACAGTAATAATTGCTGGATCTCCAAACGTTGGTAAATCCACATTAGTCAGTAAGATTTCTTCCGCAAAGCCCGAAATAGCTAATTACCCGTTTACTACAAAAGAAATTCATGTAGGACATTTTGATATTAACGGGGTCAAAGTTCAAGTTATTGACACTCCCGGAATATTAGATAGACCTATGAAGGAAAGAAATCAGATAGAGAGAAAGGCTATTAACGCGATAAAGAATTTGAACGGAATTATTGTTTTCCTATTTGATATTTCTCAACAATCCTTATATTCTCCAAAGGAGCAATTTGATCTTCTTAGAGAAATTCTAGAATTTAACAAGAACGTGATCATTGCTTTAAATAAGATTGATTCTAAGGATGAAAAACTATACGACGAAGTAAGTAAAATGTTAAGGGAAAACTCCCTTAACTTCATGGAAATTAGTGCGGAAAATAACATTGGAATAGATGAGCTTAAGGAAGAAATTAAGAAGAGAGTCCTTGAAATGATCAAGCAGTAA
- the metG gene encoding methionine--tRNA ligase subunit beta, whose protein sequence is MEISIDDFSKVELKVGVIKSAERIEGTRLLKLIVDLGSEERQIISGIAEYYSPEQLIGKKVIVVANLKPKMIRGFESQGMILAAGCKEDEDKGIKPTLLTVDGDVPPGTRVC, encoded by the coding sequence ATGGAAATTTCAATTGACGATTTTTCAAAAGTAGAATTGAAAGTAGGAGTAATTAAATCTGCAGAAAGGATTGAAGGAACTAGATTACTTAAGTTAATTGTTGACCTTGGTAGCGAAGAAAGGCAAATAATTTCTGGAATAGCTGAGTATTACAGTCCAGAACAATTAATAGGTAAAAAAGTCATAGTTGTAGCAAACTTAAAACCAAAGATGATAAGAGGATTTGAAAGCCAAGGAATGATACTCGCTGCAGGTTGTAAAGAAGATGAAGATAAAGGAATTAAGCCTACATTATTAACAGTAGATGGAGACGTGCCTCCAGGAACAAGAGTATGTTAA
- a CDS encoding phosphoribosylaminoimidazolesuccinocarboxamide synthase has translation METLIGEGKTKQVFSYDSDHVLLRFKDTITAGDGAKVDIMENKGVINAQTSALIFRLLERNGIRTHYVGMYDERTMIAKKLKMIPVEVVLRNIATGSIVKRLPIKEGEIFDPPIIEYFLKDDSMHDPMLNYYHLEYFKLMNRKEAEVVESVMMRVNEVLRDVIRKMGFELYDFKLEFGRLGNELIIGDEITLDSMRVRDPKTGRILDKDLYRKGYDLKTVKEAYEEFLSKLEKVV, from the coding sequence ATGGAGACGCTCATAGGAGAAGGTAAGACTAAACAGGTTTTTTCTTACGATTCCGATCACGTTCTCCTTAGATTTAAGGATACTATAACCGCGGGCGACGGAGCAAAAGTCGATATCATGGAAAATAAAGGTGTAATAAACGCTCAGACTTCTGCTTTAATTTTTAGGCTTCTTGAAAGGAACGGAATAAGAACTCACTATGTTGGCATGTACGATGAAAGGACTATGATAGCTAAGAAGCTGAAAATGATTCCTGTTGAAGTAGTTCTAAGGAATATAGCAACTGGAAGTATAGTAAAAAGGCTTCCAATAAAAGAAGGAGAGATATTTGATCCACCAATAATAGAATACTTCCTAAAGGACGACTCTATGCACGATCCAATGCTTAATTACTATCACTTAGAATATTTCAAATTAATGAACAGAAAAGAAGCAGAAGTTGTTGAAAGTGTAATGATGAGAGTTAATGAAGTTTTACGTGATGTTATCAGGAAAATGGGATTTGAGCTTTATGATTTTAAACTGGAATTCGGAAGATTAGGGAATGAGCTGATTATTGGAGATGAAATAACTTTAGACTCAATGAGGGTAAGAGATCCAAAGACTGGAAGAATTCTTGATAAGGATTTATACAGAAAGGGATACGATTTGAAGACAGTTAAAGAAGCTTATGAAGAATTCCTTTCAAAGCTGGAAAAGGTGGTTTGA
- a CDS encoding phosphoribosylformylglycinamidine synthase subunit PurS — protein MIINKEGIRDPEGEAIKNYIINKVTDKVKEVKAGKYLSFSVDVKEESEAIELVKKIAYEDRLYNPIVHRIIVRAEKIENGSN, from the coding sequence ATTATAATTAATAAGGAAGGAATAAGAGATCCAGAAGGAGAGGCAATAAAGAACTATATAATAAATAAAGTAACTGATAAGGTTAAAGAAGTCAAGGCTGGAAAATATCTAAGCTTTAGCGTTGATGTAAAAGAAGAGTCAGAGGCAATTGAATTAGTGAAGAAAATAGCATATGAAGATAGGTTATACAATCCTATAGTTCATAGAATTATTGTTAGGGCAGAGAAAATTGAAAACGGCAGTAATTAA
- the purQ gene encoding phosphoribosylformylglycinamidine synthase I, protein MKTAVIKFPGTTCEIDVLKALKEAGVESNIVGYKDFDPDKFNAVVIPGGFSFGDYLRAGSIAANTETMKKIKEMANEGKIVLGICNGFQILVESGLLRGALLPNLKMRFISKWVYVKVVRFDTAITKGLEKKVLRMPIAHAEGRYYLDNLEEAEKLAVFKYSDEKGNVKEEVNPNGSILNIAGIANEEGNVIGLMPHPERASFKLTSPDSQTDGLLLLRGLRK, encoded by the coding sequence TTGAAAACGGCAGTAATTAAATTCCCTGGAACTACTTGTGAAATTGACGTCTTAAAGGCTTTAAAAGAAGCTGGAGTGGAATCCAACATAGTAGGTTACAAGGATTTTGATCCGGATAAGTTTAATGCAGTTGTTATTCCAGGTGGTTTTAGTTTTGGAGATTATCTTAGAGCTGGAAGTATTGCTGCAAATACTGAAACAATGAAGAAAATTAAGGAAATGGCTAATGAGGGAAAAATAGTACTTGGAATATGCAATGGATTCCAAATATTGGTTGAAAGTGGATTACTAAGAGGCGCATTACTCCCTAACCTAAAAATGAGATTCATAAGTAAATGGGTTTACGTTAAGGTTGTAAGGTTTGATACTGCAATCACTAAAGGACTAGAAAAGAAAGTATTAAGAATGCCAATAGCTCACGCTGAAGGAAGATATTACCTAGATAATCTGGAAGAGGCTGAAAAACTTGCGGTGTTTAAGTACTCAGACGAGAAAGGGAATGTAAAAGAAGAAGTAAATCCTAATGGTTCAATTTTGAACATTGCTGGTATAGCAAATGAAGAGGGCAACGTTATAGGCTTAATGCCACATCCAGAGAGAGCTTCGTTCAAGTTAACTAGCCCAGATTCACAAACAGATGGTTTATTACTTCTTAGAGGGTTGAGAAAATGA
- the purL gene encoding phosphoribosylformylglycinamidine synthase subunit PurL produces the protein MTISLSSYELELIKKELKREPKEEELKVIDALWSEHCSYKSSKVFLRSLPSEGPNVVMGIEDWQDAGAVDIGDGYAIVMKVESHNHPSAIDPFNGAATGVGGIIRDIISKGARPIALLDMIRVGSLRHERNRWLLKGIISGIGFYGNSIGVPVVGGELSFDDSYTDNPLVDVACVGIVRKDKIIPSVVKKPGLKLVLAGLTGIDGLGGASFASRKLSGEDEIGAVQIADPFAGKIILDVTLEIADKVEAIKDLGGGGLAVAVTEMANGLGAIVNLDKVPLRVKGMKPEDIIISETQERMLYAVKDENVKEVCKAFEYYEYPCAVIGEIIEEPKIKFLYEGKEVVSLPSSLLLSPPIYVWGIKEDGEQKINEKPNVRIEDAIRNIVTSEDLVNKEWAYSQFDYEVGTSTVIKPGEADSALLLLPNGKFLAIKGDANPDLCVEDSYECGKAIFAEAYRNLATVGARGIAAVDHLQFGDPKKPKVYAKFVEAIRGISEAARFFNIPIVGGKVSFYNENSKGEPIKPTPLIVMAGLSDKPFRPSIEEGLDIVLIGITRDEMRASLFTKIFGQYGKLPKARLSEDLISSEIVIQGIHEGKITYAKDISKGGLIGALWSIITKGYSVSISTDAIITAEDIYSKLFSENGGRFIVLTNDSQFFTRLAEKKGTIARVIGKVTKGSGIYIDSDYYDLSKEIDIYNNYLEARL, from the coding sequence ATGACCATATCCCTTTCATCTTATGAACTAGAATTAATTAAAAAGGAATTAAAAAGGGAACCAAAGGAAGAAGAATTAAAAGTAATTGATGCGCTATGGTCTGAGCATTGTTCTTATAAATCGTCTAAGGTGTTCCTAAGAAGCTTGCCAAGCGAAGGTCCAAATGTCGTTATGGGAATAGAAGATTGGCAAGATGCAGGTGCGGTAGATATTGGAGATGGCTATGCAATTGTAATGAAGGTTGAAAGTCATAATCATCCTTCGGCAATTGACCCATTTAATGGTGCAGCTACAGGAGTAGGAGGAATAATCAGGGACATAATAAGCAAGGGAGCAAGACCTATAGCGTTGTTAGATATGATAAGAGTAGGAAGTTTAAGGCATGAAAGAAATAGATGGTTATTAAAAGGCATAATAAGCGGTATAGGATTTTACGGAAATAGCATAGGAGTACCAGTAGTTGGAGGAGAGCTTTCCTTCGACGATTCTTATACTGATAATCCACTAGTTGATGTTGCCTGCGTCGGAATAGTAAGAAAGGATAAAATTATACCTAGCGTTGTTAAAAAACCTGGCTTAAAGTTAGTTTTAGCAGGTTTGACTGGAATAGACGGCTTAGGTGGAGCTTCCTTTGCTTCTAGAAAGTTAAGCGGAGAGGACGAAATAGGTGCTGTTCAAATAGCTGATCCTTTTGCAGGAAAGATAATCCTAGACGTGACTCTTGAAATAGCTGACAAGGTTGAGGCAATAAAGGACCTCGGAGGTGGAGGATTAGCAGTGGCAGTCACTGAGATGGCTAACGGGTTAGGGGCAATAGTAAACTTAGATAAAGTGCCTCTTAGGGTAAAAGGAATGAAACCTGAAGATATTATAATATCCGAAACTCAAGAAAGAATGCTTTATGCTGTAAAAGATGAAAACGTAAAAGAAGTGTGTAAGGCCTTTGAATACTATGAATATCCATGCGCCGTTATTGGTGAAATTATCGAAGAGCCTAAGATAAAATTCCTTTATGAAGGGAAAGAGGTCGTTTCGCTCCCTTCATCATTATTACTCTCTCCACCAATTTATGTATGGGGTATAAAAGAAGATGGAGAACAGAAAATCAATGAAAAACCTAACGTAAGAATAGAGGACGCCATAAGGAATATAGTTACTTCTGAAGATTTAGTAAATAAAGAATGGGCTTATTCTCAATTCGATTACGAAGTTGGTACTTCTACTGTTATAAAACCTGGAGAGGCAGATTCTGCATTATTACTCCTTCCTAACGGTAAATTCCTTGCAATAAAAGGTGATGCAAATCCTGACTTATGCGTTGAGGATTCTTACGAATGCGGTAAAGCTATATTTGCGGAAGCTTATAGGAATCTAGCTACTGTTGGAGCTAGAGGAATAGCGGCCGTAGATCATTTGCAATTTGGAGATCCTAAAAAACCAAAGGTGTATGCAAAATTTGTTGAAGCAATTAGAGGAATTTCAGAGGCTGCTAGATTCTTTAATATTCCAATAGTAGGTGGTAAGGTATCATTTTATAACGAGAATAGTAAAGGCGAACCGATAAAGCCAACGCCACTGATAGTCATGGCAGGCCTTTCAGATAAACCTTTTAGGCCTTCAATAGAGGAGGGTCTGGATATAGTTCTTATAGGGATTACGAGAGACGAAATGAGAGCTTCACTATTTACTAAAATCTTTGGACAATATGGCAAATTGCCTAAAGCTAGACTTTCTGAAGATTTAATTTCGAGTGAAATTGTTATACAAGGAATACATGAAGGAAAGATCACTTATGCAAAAGACATTTCTAAGGGAGGATTAATAGGAGCTTTATGGAGTATAATAACTAAGGGATACTCAGTTTCTATCTCAACAGATGCTATTATTACTGCTGAAGACATTTACTCAAAGCTATTTTCAGAGAATGGAGGAAGGTTTATAGTATTAACTAATGATTCACAATTCTTTACGAGACTCGCAGAAAAGAAAGGAACTATTGCTAGAGTAATTGGTAAAGTTACTAAAGGATCTGGAATTTATATTGATTCAGATTATTATGATTTATCCAAGGAAATAGATATTTATAACAATTATTTGGAGGCGAGATTATGA
- the purF gene encoding amidophosphoribosyltransferase, translating to MMKIKENCGIFATIGENSVKYTYEGLKLLQHRGQESAGISYVEDGIKTIKGLGLVEEALNEREVLQIKSKFSIGHVRYSTTGKTTLQEAQPLNNEKLSIAFNGTIANYFEFGNYSTDTEFILDFLSKDVKEGKDIVYAIKHFMDVADGAYSMVILDDKNRILAVRDPKGFRPLVMGKIGENIVFSSEDSAIKQLGGNVIRDVLPGEIILVNPDGKILSDKVPSTSFHTCAFEYIYFSRADSKIDGVSVYMSRIRLGEILAKNHPAKADIVVPVPESSRPIAIGYSKESKIPLEEALIRTIVSKRSFIMPTNDKRKSVLEEKFGIVEDVVKGKRIVLIDDSIVRGNTMKRIITLLRNSGAEEIHVRVGSPMIKYPCYMGIDFPSRSELIASNKNEDEIAKILGADSIEYLTVDEMKKAIGRDSLCTACFTGIYPLKRNYPLQVMESVFNR from the coding sequence ATTATGAAAATTAAGGAGAACTGCGGAATATTTGCCACCATAGGAGAGAATTCTGTAAAATATACATATGAGGGACTTAAATTGTTACAACATAGAGGCCAAGAATCTGCAGGAATATCTTACGTAGAGGATGGAATTAAGACTATAAAAGGCTTAGGCCTTGTAGAGGAAGCCTTAAATGAGAGGGAAGTTTTACAGATTAAATCAAAATTTAGCATAGGACATGTAAGATATTCTACCACTGGAAAAACTACTTTGCAGGAAGCACAGCCTTTAAACAATGAGAAACTTTCGATAGCATTTAATGGAACTATTGCAAATTATTTTGAGTTTGGAAATTATTCTACTGACACTGAATTCATTCTAGATTTCCTATCTAAGGACGTTAAGGAGGGTAAAGATATTGTATATGCTATAAAGCATTTTATGGATGTAGCAGATGGTGCATACTCAATGGTTATTTTAGATGATAAAAATAGAATTTTAGCAGTTAGAGATCCTAAAGGCTTCAGACCATTAGTAATGGGTAAAATTGGAGAAAATATAGTTTTCTCTTCAGAAGATTCGGCAATAAAACAACTAGGAGGAAATGTGATCAGGGACGTCTTGCCTGGAGAAATAATTCTGGTTAATCCTGACGGTAAAATTCTAAGTGATAAAGTTCCATCTACAAGTTTCCATACTTGTGCATTTGAGTACATTTACTTCTCAAGGGCTGATAGTAAAATTGACGGAGTTTCAGTTTATATGTCGAGAATAAGGCTTGGGGAGATTCTAGCTAAAAACCATCCTGCTAAAGCTGATATTGTAGTTCCAGTCCCTGAGTCATCTAGGCCTATTGCGATTGGCTATTCAAAGGAGAGCAAAATTCCGCTAGAAGAAGCCCTAATAAGGACTATAGTGTCTAAAAGGTCATTTATAATGCCTACTAATGATAAGAGGAAATCCGTGCTTGAGGAAAAGTTTGGGATTGTTGAAGATGTAGTTAAAGGTAAGAGAATTGTTCTTATAGACGATTCAATAGTTAGGGGTAATACTATGAAGAGAATAATCACGTTATTAAGAAATTCTGGTGCAGAAGAGATTCACGTGAGAGTTGGTTCTCCTATGATAAAATATCCTTGCTACATGGGAATCGATTTCCCAAGTAGGAGTGAGTTGATAGCCTCAAATAAAAATGAGGATGAAATTGCCAAAATTCTAGGGGCGGATAGCATAGAATATTTAACCGTAGACGAAATGAAAAAGGCAATAGGTAGAGATAGTTTATGCACTGCTTGCTTTACTGGTATATATCCTCTTAAGAGAAACTATCCCTTACAGGTTATGGAAAGCGTATTTAATAGGTGA
- a CDS encoding amidophosphoribosyltransferase: protein MAGIVGILAFDKIWNISKFMKYSLMGLQHRGYSSSGYAILNDKISSGHFSSPPEDIEINEHGWAGIGYTGSKGEYPMVFDDVALVIDGVIKEDPKLVADKILSSPEGLKDVRGAFSLIALTSEGKIIAYRDESGLKPLAIGGFGFDMAIIASEMTAMSVIGGEFRREINPGEMIILDKYNIESKKLKEPRKSYCSIEYIYQARIDSFVNEKSIYELRIRIGEELARERPIDADTVIGVPDTAIPFAIGYSRVTGIPLDLGFTRTGSPIRTMLASNDFMKIVGVQLKLNVIKSAVFGKRVILIDDSMVTGTTLKNTIFSLRKMGAKEVHVLIGSPKLISYCPYGVEVPQSSELIAANLSEEEIAKVLGADSIYWLSIDGLYKVIGSKQLCLGCMLNSYPKVI from the coding sequence ATGGCAGGAATAGTAGGAATTTTGGCATTTGATAAAATTTGGAATATCTCGAAGTTTATGAAATACTCATTGATGGGGTTACAGCATAGGGGTTATTCTAGCTCTGGATACGCTATACTTAACGACAAAATATCATCTGGTCATTTCTCTTCTCCTCCAGAAGATATAGAAATTAACGAACACGGTTGGGCAGGAATAGGTTATACTGGGAGTAAAGGAGAATATCCAATGGTTTTCGATGACGTTGCTTTGGTCATAGATGGAGTAATAAAAGAAGATCCTAAACTAGTTGCAGATAAGATATTATCAAGTCCCGAGGGTTTAAAAGACGTAAGAGGGGCGTTCTCTTTAATAGCTCTTACTTCAGAAGGTAAGATAATTGCATATCGCGATGAAAGTGGACTTAAGCCTTTAGCAATAGGTGGTTTTGGTTTTGATATGGCAATTATAGCGTCTGAAATGACTGCAATGAGCGTTATAGGTGGGGAATTTAGGAGAGAAATAAATCCTGGCGAAATGATAATTCTTGATAAATACAATATAGAAAGTAAAAAATTGAAAGAACCTAGAAAAAGCTACTGCTCAATTGAATATATTTATCAGGCTAGAATTGACAGTTTCGTAAATGAGAAATCCATCTATGAATTAAGAATAAGAATTGGCGAAGAACTTGCGAGGGAGAGACCAATAGATGCTGACACAGTAATAGGAGTTCCAGACACTGCAATTCCTTTTGCTATAGGTTACTCTAGAGTTACTGGAATACCGTTAGACTTAGGATTCACAAGAACTGGAAGCCCTATAAGGACAATGTTAGCCTCTAACGATTTTATGAAAATAGTAGGAGTACAGTTAAAGCTTAATGTCATAAAATCAGCTGTATTTGGTAAAAGAGTAATATTAATCGACGATTCTATGGTTACGGGAACAACTCTAAAGAACACCATATTTAGCCTAAGAAAGATGGGTGCTAAAGAAGTTCACGTACTTATAGGAAGCCCTAAATTGATTTCTTACTGTCCATATGGAGTAGAAGTTCCTCAATCTTCAGAATTAATAGCTGCAAATCTAAGTGAAGAAGAGATAGCTAAAGTTTTAGGGGCTGATTCAATTTATTGGTTAAGTATAGATGGACTTTACAAAGTCATAGGAAGCAAACAACTATGCTTAGGTTGTATGTTAAATTCCTATCCTAAGGTGATTTAA
- the purD gene encoding phosphoribosylamine--glycine ligase, with protein MNKKKVLLIGDGARENALAEALSNNKVFAISTFINPGIKNVVERTGGKYFVGNINSKDFVKEIIKQVNPDFGVIGPEDPLFHGVSNAFYEEGIPVVGPIDKDAMIEKSKVWMRQLMWKYKIPGRLRFKSFSNLAEAAKFILDYGGSVAIKPSEQVGGKGVKVVADIQAYLSNEKRQALSKSVDEIGKYVVDDEVKIIIEERVDGPEYTLHVLTDGTSYLPLPLAQDYKHAYQDGIGPETGGMGSISGPKNLLPFINEEEYERSFNIVKMTAEAIEKETGEKYKGFLSGQMMLTDLWGPTIIEYYSRLGDPEASAIIPRIKNFGEILELMAEGKLSKAKIDLIEEPSVVRAIAPYGYPLNKSLAKGQKFYVDLQKIKEKGCILYFGSIALEGNELIAQGSRALELVAFGDFNEASKKLDECMAYISSDRKMIYRTDIGRSINEMIEKAEIVRYAYKNREKNGILGVSADWSPNGGLW; from the coding sequence ATGAATAAGAAGAAAGTACTTCTAATAGGTGATGGCGCTAGAGAGAACGCCTTAGCAGAAGCCTTATCAAATAACAAGGTATTTGCAATTTCAACTTTCATAAATCCTGGAATAAAAAATGTAGTTGAAAGGACGGGAGGAAAGTACTTCGTAGGAAATATTAATTCTAAGGACTTTGTAAAAGAGATAATAAAGCAAGTTAACCCAGACTTTGGCGTAATAGGACCAGAAGATCCGTTATTTCATGGGGTCTCTAATGCGTTTTATGAAGAAGGAATTCCAGTTGTAGGTCCAATTGATAAAGATGCTATGATTGAAAAATCTAAGGTTTGGATGAGGCAGTTAATGTGGAAATATAAAATTCCTGGCAGGTTAAGGTTCAAATCTTTTTCAAATCTAGCCGAAGCAGCAAAATTTATTCTAGATTATGGCGGTTCTGTAGCAATAAAGCCTTCAGAGCAAGTAGGAGGAAAGGGAGTGAAGGTAGTAGCAGATATTCAAGCTTACTTATCTAACGAGAAAAGGCAGGCATTAAGCAAGAGTGTTGATGAAATTGGTAAATACGTAGTTGACGACGAAGTTAAAATCATAATTGAAGAAAGAGTAGACGGTCCCGAATACACTCTCCATGTTTTAACTGACGGCACTTCTTATTTGCCCTTACCTTTAGCTCAAGATTATAAACACGCCTATCAAGATGGAATAGGTCCAGAAACTGGAGGAATGGGCTCAATATCAGGTCCTAAGAATTTACTTCCATTTATAAATGAAGAAGAGTACGAGAGAAGTTTCAACATTGTCAAGATGACTGCAGAAGCAATAGAAAAAGAAACTGGGGAGAAATATAAGGGATTCTTATCTGGACAAATGATGCTGACAGATTTGTGGGGTCCTACAATTATTGAGTATTATTCTAGATTAGGGGATCCAGAGGCTTCAGCAATAATTCCTAGGATAAAGAATTTCGGTGAAATTTTAGAACTGATGGCTGAAGGTAAATTATCTAAGGCAAAAATTGACCTCATTGAAGAACCCAGTGTAGTTAGAGCTATTGCACCTTATGGATATCCTCTAAATAAATCTTTAGCTAAAGGCCAAAAATTCTATGTGGATTTACAAAAAATAAAGGAAAAAGGATGTATATTATACTTTGGCTCTATTGCTCTCGAAGGAAACGAATTAATAGCTCAAGGTTCTAGAGCCTTAGAACTAGTAGCCTTTGGAGATTTTAATGAGGCGAGCAAAAAGCTAGACGAGTGCATGGCGTATATTTCGAGTGATAGGAAAATGATTTACAGAACTGATATAGGCAGAAGTATAAACGAAATGATAGAGAAGGCAGAAATAGTTAGATATGCCTATAAGAATAGAGAAAAGAACGGAATTTTAGGGGTTTCTGCTGACTGGTCTCCCAATGGTGGTTTATGGTGA